From Psychrobacillus sp. FSL K6-2836, a single genomic window includes:
- the xylF gene encoding D-xylose ABC transporter substrate-binding protein yields the protein MKNKIFSVSLLGVIMLLFGCTDTSIPKTLEPEVSPVMKDDAPVRIGFSMDTLLEERWLKDRDLFKEAIEDLGAEVEIVAANGDDALQISQAETLIQSGIDLLVIVPHNAAATAAIVHKAHLAGIQVIAYDRLVKNAELDMYVSFDNEQVGKMQAEAMTALVPKGNYVFIGGAITDNNAHLLKEGVFKVLQPYIERGDIHVVYDQWTKDWTPVNAQTNMEQAIRTTNGEIDAVIAANDATAGGAIQALEDHGLASQIPVAGQDADLAGVQRIVAGTQTMTVYKPIHMLTQKVAEIAVAMAKGETVTANQQVNNGKKEVPSVLLPPIAVNTDNLESTVIEDGFHAAEEVYGKGKE from the coding sequence ATGAAAAATAAAATATTTTCTGTAAGCCTTTTAGGAGTAATTATGCTTCTTTTTGGCTGTACGGATACCTCTATACCTAAAACGCTTGAACCCGAAGTTAGCCCAGTCATGAAAGACGATGCCCCAGTAAGGATTGGTTTTTCGATGGATACATTACTAGAAGAACGGTGGTTAAAAGACCGTGATTTGTTTAAAGAAGCTATAGAAGACCTTGGAGCAGAGGTAGAAATTGTTGCTGCAAATGGGGACGATGCGTTACAAATATCGCAAGCAGAGACACTCATCCAAAGCGGCATTGATCTTTTGGTAATCGTTCCTCATAATGCTGCGGCTACAGCGGCAATTGTCCATAAAGCACATCTAGCAGGAATTCAAGTAATTGCCTATGATCGTCTCGTCAAAAATGCAGAGCTGGATATGTACGTATCCTTTGATAATGAGCAAGTTGGCAAAATGCAGGCAGAGGCTATGACAGCACTTGTCCCAAAGGGGAACTATGTCTTTATAGGAGGAGCCATTACAGACAACAACGCCCATCTATTGAAAGAGGGCGTATTCAAGGTGTTACAACCGTATATTGAGCGAGGAGATATCCATGTTGTCTATGACCAGTGGACGAAAGATTGGACTCCTGTAAATGCACAGACCAATATGGAGCAAGCTATTCGTACCACGAATGGAGAGATTGACGCAGTAATTGCCGCGAATGATGCCACAGCAGGTGGTGCCATTCAAGCACTGGAAGACCATGGCTTAGCTAGTCAGATACCAGTAGCAGGACAAGACGCCGACCTAGCGGGTGTCCAACGAATTGTAGCAGGAACACAAACAATGACTGTCTATAAGCCTATTCATATGCTTACCCAAAAGGTAGCTGAAATAGCAGTCGCTATGGCAAAGGGGGAAACCGTAACAGCCAACCAACAAGTCAATAATGGTAAGAAGGAAGTGCCATCGGTGTTGCTACCTCCAATTGCCGTAAATACAGACAATCTAGAAAGCACCGTTATTGAGGATGGGTTTCATGCAGCAGAAGAGGTTTATGGAAAAGGTAAAGAATAA
- a CDS encoding endonuclease MutS2 — protein MNKMTYEKLQYNELKEMVKSYCVSSLGKELLDNLFPSPNSKVVKNRLNETTEARKLLDAENHLPLKGISNISHLMEKLEKGIILGPSELVAISDFLRGCRVIKKFMLGKEFFAPILHSYAYSMMEFTTIEETINASIRGNMVDSEASRELKRIRNQIAKTEEKIEERLNKFLKSSANKEYIQEFFISKKDDRFTIPIKASYKNQVQGTIIESSSKGSTVFIEPVTITKLNGELAILKSEESIEEYQILATISGMIQEEVRQIHINIELIAQYDMIFAKAKFSKSIDGIEPKLNNYGYIHLKNCKHPLLPGNIVPLDFEIGKDYRSLIITGPNAGGKTVVLKTIGILTLAVMSGFHIAADVETEISVFDNLFVDIGDNQSIENSLSTFSSHMKNISEIMSASTNNTLLLFDEIGSGTEPNEGAALAIAILEEFYQMGCITVATTHYGEIKRYSEIHSDFMNAAMQFDSEALEPMYKLLIGKSGESNALWISKKMNIQEKVLKKAQNYMENKTYDLERVRENKIKKPTTIMAPNEETYNFERGDRVKLLEHDDFGIVYEKKDQQNNVSVFYKNEVIKQNVKRIVLEGKAADLYPEGYDLSTLFISYAERKFTHDMERGSKKALRKIAKEIKKRTDD, from the coding sequence ATGAATAAGATGACATATGAAAAATTACAATATAACGAACTTAAAGAAATGGTGAAATCCTACTGCGTTAGCAGCTTAGGAAAGGAATTATTGGATAATCTTTTCCCAAGTCCAAACAGTAAAGTGGTGAAAAATAGACTTAACGAGACAACCGAGGCAAGAAAGTTATTAGATGCAGAAAATCATCTTCCGTTAAAGGGTATCTCCAATATTAGTCACCTCATGGAGAAACTTGAGAAAGGGATTATTTTAGGACCGTCTGAATTAGTAGCAATATCAGATTTCTTAAGAGGGTGTAGGGTGATTAAGAAATTTATGTTAGGAAAAGAATTTTTTGCGCCTATTCTTCACTCTTATGCTTATTCCATGATGGAGTTTACGACTATTGAGGAAACGATTAATGCTTCTATTAGAGGGAATATGGTGGATTCTGAAGCGAGCAGAGAGTTAAAGCGTATAAGAAATCAAATAGCAAAAACCGAAGAAAAGATAGAGGAGAGGCTGAATAAATTTCTCAAAAGTAGTGCCAACAAAGAATATATACAGGAATTTTTTATTAGTAAAAAAGATGATAGATTTACTATCCCGATTAAAGCTTCCTATAAAAACCAAGTGCAGGGTACGATAATTGAGTCATCTTCTAAAGGATCTACAGTGTTTATCGAACCAGTAACGATCACTAAACTTAACGGAGAGCTTGCAATTCTTAAATCGGAGGAATCGATAGAAGAGTATCAAATTTTAGCGACTATTTCAGGAATGATTCAAGAGGAAGTTAGACAAATTCATATTAATATTGAATTGATTGCTCAGTATGACATGATTTTTGCAAAAGCAAAATTTAGTAAAAGCATCGATGGCATTGAACCGAAGTTAAACAATTATGGATATATCCATTTAAAAAATTGTAAGCATCCACTTTTACCTGGCAACATCGTACCTCTAGATTTTGAAATTGGAAAGGACTATCGCAGCTTGATAATAACTGGACCAAATGCAGGAGGAAAAACGGTTGTGCTGAAGACAATTGGTATTTTAACTCTTGCTGTCATGTCGGGATTTCATATAGCCGCTGATGTTGAGACGGAAATATCGGTGTTTGATAACCTATTTGTCGATATCGGAGACAATCAAAGCATTGAAAATTCCCTTAGCACTTTTTCGTCGCATATGAAAAATATTTCGGAAATTATGAGTGCATCGACGAATAATACATTGCTTCTTTTTGATGAAATAGGAAGTGGAACCGAACCAAATGAAGGGGCAGCACTAGCTATTGCAATCCTGGAAGAATTTTATCAAATGGGCTGTATTACCGTCGCAACGACTCACTATGGAGAGATAAAGCGTTACTCAGAAATCCATAGTGACTTTATGAATGCGGCGATGCAGTTTGACAGTGAAGCATTAGAGCCGATGTATAAGCTTCTCATTGGTAAATCAGGGGAAAGTAATGCTCTATGGATTTCTAAAAAAATGAATATACAAGAAAAAGTTCTCAAAAAAGCGCAAAATTATATGGAAAACAAAACGTATGATTTAGAACGGGTGAGAGAAAATAAAATAAAAAAACCAACTACTATAATGGCGCCAAATGAAGAAACGTACAACTTCGAAAGAGGAGACAGAGTAAAGTTACTTGAACATGACGATTTTGGTATCGTGTATGAGAAAAAGGATCAACAGAATAATGTGTCTGTTTTCTATAAAAACGAAGTAATAAAGCAAAATGTGAAAAGAATCGTGTTGGAGGGAAAAGCAGCCGACTTATACCCAGAAGGATACGATCTATCA